In a single window of the Melanotaenia boesemani isolate fMelBoe1 chromosome 22, fMelBoe1.pri, whole genome shotgun sequence genome:
- the LOC121633262 gene encoding uncharacterized protein LOC121633262 yields MVLLSVNTTTDRKHPSSVTVRVGDEVTLPCGNVIHNQHYCDSTTWIFKNKTVPLFEHGQIHREAATKSDRLSVTANCSLVIKKVTDEDAGLYTCRQFVSGRQQGPESMVLLSVNTTTDRKHPSSVTVRVGDEVTLSCGNVIHNQHYCDSTTWIFKNKTVPLFEHGQIHREAATKSVRLSVTANCSLVIKKVTVEDAGLYTCRQFVSGRQQGSDSSVYLFVLTERSWLWLYITVSAGLSTLLAAAVAVKIWIKIKGNKTQVEDTENVDVQNDDKEHPVHESFNIDQHPVYESFNNDQHPVYESFNNDQHPVYESFNNDQHSVYGNLINDQHPVYGNLINDQHPVYGNIGELSVFGRPPHVPPADGFNTFYAC; encoded by the exons ATGGTTCTTCTGTCTGTTAACA CAactacagacagaaaacatccatCTTCAGTCACTGTCAGAGTTGGTGATGAAGTCACTTTACCTTGCGGAAATGTGATACATAACCAGCATTACTGTGACAGTACGACCTggatctttaaaaacaaaacagtaccacTGTTTGAACATGGACAGATTCACAGAGAAGCAGCAACTAAATCAGACAGACTGAGTGTTACAGCGAACTGTTCTCTGGTTATAAAGAAGGTCACAGACGAGGATGCTGGTCTTTACACCTGCAGACAGTTTGTATCAGGACGACAACAAGGACCAGAGTCTATGGTTCTTCTGTCTGTTAACA CAactacagacagaaaacatccatCTTCAGTCACTGTCAGAGTTGGTGATGAAGTCACTTTATCTTGCGGAAATGTGATACATAACCAGCATTACTGTGACAGTACGACCTggatctttaaaaacaaaacagtaccacTGTTTGAACATGGACAGATTCACAGAGAAGCAGCAACTAAATCAGTCAGACTGAGTGTTACAGCGAACTGTTCTCTGGTTATAAAGAAGGTCACAGTGGAGGATGCTGGTCTTTACACCTGCAGACAGTTTGTATCAGGACGACAACAAGGATCAGACtcttcagtttatttgtttgttctcACCG AAAGGTCATGGTTGTGGCTGTATATTACTGTGTCTGCGGGTTTATCAACTCTCCTGGCAGCTGCTGTTGCAGTCAAAATCTGGATAAAAATTAAAG GGAACAAAACACAGGTGGAAGACACAGAGAACGTAGAT GTCCAAAATGATGATAAAGAACATCCAGTGCATGAAAGCTTTAATATTGATCAACATCCAGTGTATGAAAGCTTTAATAATGATCAACATCCAGTGTATGAAAGCTTTAATAATGATCAACATCCAGTGTATGAAAGCTTTAATAATGATCAACATTCAGTGTACGGAAACCTTATTAATGATCAACATCCAGTGTATGGAAACCTTATTAATGATCAACATCCAGTGTACGGAAACATTGGAGAGCTTTCTGTCTTTGGCCGACCACCACATGTGCCACCTGCTGATggatttaatacattttacgCCTGTTGA
- the LOC121633258 gene encoding myb-like protein X: MEKKQGAGKKIPDQQIDGTPEEEASSSTVEVEKQQNNLSTENTDQEQGAGKKIPDQQIDGTPEEEASSSTVEVEKQQNNLSTDRNMKEEQGAGKKIPDQQIDGTPEEEASSSTVEVEKQQNNLSTDRNMKEEQGAGKKIPDQQIDGTPEEEASSSTVEVEKQQNNLSTDRNMKEEQGAGKKIPDQQIDGTPEEEASSSTVEVEKQQNNLSTENMEKQQGAGKKIPEQQIDGTPEEEASSSTVEVEKQQNNLSTDRNMKEEQGAGTEDHKQQIDGTPEEEASSSTVEIDTQQNDASTDRNMEEEPGAEEKNPDQQIDEASYTGSPTVSVTPGEEDSPTVKTDTQKIAKIKRAGGGESWRKFFVVLSGKTNGAHESIVKQLKRYGHRDVDSPDHCDYLLLFCPVASHVRSDIENGLSRIPVSANKPVILVVMHHTFDPNHIVAESRRQVMNENVRLTVDYLFYKDNLLKCKLNDNSWTDIQKFLQLPLKKWFSSLKPPEWNWNPFGRFQAT, encoded by the exons atggagaaaaaacaaggaGCTG GGAAGAAGATTCCTGACCAGCAGATAGATG GGACTCCTGAAGAAGAGGCCAGTTCTTCTACTGTTGAGGTGGAAAAGCAGCAAAATAATTTGTCTACTGA AAACACGGACCAAGAACAAGGAGCTG GGAAGAAGATTCCTGACCAGCAGATAGATG GGACTCCTGAAGAAGAGGCCAGTTCTTCTACTGTTGAGGTGGAAAAGCAGCAAAATAATTTGTCTACTGA CAGAAACATGAAGGAAGAACAAGGAGCTG GGAAGAAGATTCCTGACCAGCAGATAGATG GGACTCCTGAAGAAGAGGCCAGTTCTTCTACTGTTGAGGTGGAAAAGCAGCAAAATAATTTGTCTACTGA CAGAAACATGAAGGAAGAACAAGGAGCTG GGAAGAAGATTCCTGACCAGCAGATAGATG GGACTCCTGAAGAAGAGGCCAGTTCTTCTACTGTTGAGGTGGAAAAGCAGCAAAATAATTTGTCTACTGA CAGAAACATGAAGGAAGAACAAGGAGCTG GGAAGAAGATTCCTGACCAGCAGATAGATG GGACTCCTGAAGAAGAGGCCAGTTCTTCTACTGTTGAGGTGGAAAAGCAGCAAAATAATTTGTCTACTGA AAACATGGAGAAACAACAAGGAGCTG GGAAGAAGATTCCTGAACAGCAGATAGATG GGACTCCTGAAGAAGAGGCCAGTTCTTCTACTGTTGAGGTGGAAAAGCAGCAAAATAATTTGTCTACTGA CAGAAACATGAAGGAAGAACAAGGAGCTG GGACGGAGGATCATAAACAGCAGATAGATG GGACTCCTGAAGAAGAGGCCAGTTCTTCTACTGTTGAGATTGATACGCAGCAAAATGATGCATCTACTGA CAGAAACATGGAGGAAGAACCAGGAGCTG AGGAGAAGAATCCTGACCAGCAGATAGATG AAGCATCTTATACTGGAAGTCCGACAGTTTCAGTCACTCCTGGAGAAGAAGACAGTCCTACTGTGAAGACAGATACACAGAAAattgctaaaataaaaagagcag GTGGTGGGGAGTCGTGGAGAAAGTTCTTTGTGGTCCTGAGTGGAAAAACAAATGGAGCTCATGAATCCATTGTTAAACAGCTGAAACGTTATGGACACAGAGACGTGGACTCTCCTGATCACTGCGACTACCTTCTGCTCTTCTGTCCTGTTGCTTCACATGTTCGATCAGACATTGAAAATGGTCTCAGCAGAATTCCTG TTTCAGCTAATAAACCAGTAATCCTGGTGGTGATGCATCACACCTTCGATCCCAACCACATCGTAGCTGAAAGTAGGAGACAAGTGATGAACGAGAACGTCCGTCTCACAGTGGATTATCTGTTTTATAAAGATAATCTCCTCAAATGTAAACTCAATGACAACTCATGGACTGACATCCAGAAATTTCTTCAACTTCCCCTTAAAAAG tGGTTTTCCTCTCTAAAGCCACCGGAAT gGAACTGGAATCCTTTCGGACGATTTCAAG CAACATGA